A single genomic interval of Eurosta solidaginis isolate ZX-2024a chromosome 3, ASM4086904v1, whole genome shotgun sequence harbors:
- the RpL23 gene encoding large ribosomal subunit protein uL14, whose amino-acid sequence MSKRGRGGTAGGKFRISLGLPVGAVMNCADNTGAKNLYVIAVHGIRGRLNRLPAAGVGDMFVATVKKGKPELRKKVMPAVVIRQRKPFRRRDGIFLYFEDNAGVIVNNKGEMKGSAITGPVAKECADLWPRIASNASSIA is encoded by the exons ATGTCGAAAAGAG GACGTGGTGGTACTGCGGGAGGCAAATTCCGCATCTCGCTGGGTTTGCCTGTGGGTGCTGTTATGAACTGTGCAGATAATACAG GTGCAAAGAATTTGTACGTTATTGCTGTACATGGTATTCGTGGTCGTTTGAATCGTCTGCCAGCTGCTGGAGTTGGTGACATGTTTGTCGCTACTGTGAAAAAAGGCAAACCTGAACTGAGGAAAAAG GTCATGCCGGCTGTAGTAATCCGACaacgaaaaccattcagaaggaGGGATGGTATTTTCCTATACTTTGAAGATAATGCAGGGGTAATAGTGAACAATAAAGGTGAAATGAAAGGTTCAGCCATTACTGGGCCTGTGGCTAAAGAATGTGCTGACTTGTGGCCTCGTATTGCATCTAATGCCAGTTCAATCGcctaa